The Pseudomonadota bacterium genome has a window encoding:
- a CDS encoding prolyl oligopeptidase family serine peptidase, with protein MHTPRGIGRARSSPEYRRRLLSLVACAIAAVWLATSEAAEPGQLSLERLFAAPNLAGTAPTQPVWSPDSTQLAFLWSDAGTRQRALWLVRSTGEGLRRVEAPAAAAKAGVSQVLWSKDGERLITLRGRTLWSTHLVTGKHTLLAHVAEGASDLAMSPDGTRLTWLQAGDLWQYDDATQTVDALTALGLPPLSSLAAGRYSRREREIGPGIWSGPTYAWSPDGRYVALHVVDRREMRKVPFPNYLAAETDPNLVRRGYPGDPNEARALGLLDVSTGALRWPALPTPTANQIIDFTWSSQGVLLVDVASDTAVDRWLYTVVPGEETPQVRWHSYRPSRIYTAFAAAWGPEGERPVFLSDIEDRYGLFTLDAGSVPTAERLTDPAYDVLSAPRILASGEIYFTGNGEGPYDQHVYRFSPATGETARLTHVPGRHVAYPSPDGHHLATVHSADDQPTELFIARRDGGKRTRVTHSPTPEFDTIAWGTPRYVSFPSSHDEQALHARLLLPPDFDASRRYPVLFGPVYSNTVRNRWAGTYGLVQHVLAQRGYVVVQVDVRGSTGYGRDFREAFLADFAGEDIDDLASAVHYLKALPYIDGERMGVWGSSYGGTLTVYSLLTRPGLFCAGVAAAAAVDPDFFGTDDVAIVRRPDTHPEIFARKAKRHVAKLEDHLLLIHGMQDHVVPFKTTAVLADELIKAGKDFDFAFAPGATHGWSREGPYARYLFGKLVAHFDRYVMKGEGACSNGV; from the coding sequence ATGCATACACCACGAGGGATCGGACGAGCGCGGTCGTCACCTGAATACCGCAGGCGGCTGCTGAGCCTCGTCGCATGCGCTATCGCGGCCGTCTGGCTGGCGACGAGCGAGGCAGCCGAGCCCGGCCAGCTGAGCCTGGAGAGGCTGTTCGCGGCCCCCAATCTCGCCGGCACCGCCCCGACGCAGCCCGTCTGGTCCCCCGACAGCACGCAACTCGCCTTTCTGTGGAGCGATGCCGGTACGCGTCAGCGCGCCCTGTGGCTGGTGCGGAGCACGGGAGAGGGCCTGCGTCGCGTAGAGGCACCGGCCGCTGCTGCGAAAGCGGGCGTCTCGCAGGTGCTTTGGTCGAAGGACGGTGAGCGCTTGATCACCCTGCGCGGGCGAACCCTGTGGTCAACACACCTGGTCACCGGAAAGCACACCTTGCTGGCACACGTGGCGGAGGGCGCCTCCGACCTCGCCATGTCACCCGATGGCACGCGCCTCACCTGGCTGCAGGCAGGGGATCTGTGGCAGTACGACGACGCCACGCAAACGGTCGACGCGTTGACGGCCTTGGGTCTGCCGCCGCTGTCCTCCCTGGCCGCGGGGCGCTACAGCCGCCGCGAGCGCGAGATCGGCCCGGGCATCTGGTCCGGTCCCACCTACGCCTGGTCGCCCGACGGTCGCTACGTCGCGCTGCACGTGGTCGATCGCCGCGAGATGCGCAAGGTGCCGTTTCCCAACTACCTCGCGGCCGAGACCGATCCGAACCTCGTACGCCGAGGCTACCCTGGTGATCCCAACGAGGCGCGCGCCCTGGGCCTGCTCGATGTCAGCACCGGTGCCCTGCGCTGGCCCGCACTGCCGACACCGACGGCTAACCAGATCATTGACTTCACGTGGTCATCGCAGGGTGTACTGTTGGTCGATGTGGCGTCGGATACGGCGGTCGATCGCTGGTTGTACACCGTGGTGCCGGGGGAGGAGACGCCGCAAGTGCGTTGGCACAGCTACCGCCCCAGCCGTATCTACACCGCCTTCGCTGCCGCGTGGGGCCCGGAGGGCGAGCGCCCCGTCTTCCTCTCGGACATCGAGGATCGCTACGGCCTGTTCACCCTCGACGCCGGTTCGGTACCCACGGCCGAGCGCCTCACGGATCCCGCCTACGATGTGTTGAGCGCACCCAGGATCCTCGCCAGCGGCGAGATCTACTTCACGGGCAACGGTGAAGGTCCCTACGATCAGCACGTATACCGCTTCTCGCCCGCCACCGGCGAGACCGCGCGACTCACCCATGTGCCCGGTCGCCACGTCGCCTATCCCTCGCCCGACGGTCACCACCTCGCCACTGTGCACAGCGCCGACGATCAGCCGACGGAACTCTTCATCGCGCGCCGTGATGGTGGCAAACGCACACGGGTCACGCACTCGCCGACCCCCGAGTTCGACACGATCGCCTGGGGAACGCCCCGATACGTGAGCTTCCCGAGCAGCCACGACGAGCAGGCCTTGCACGCCCGCCTGCTCCTGCCACCGGACTTCGACGCCTCTCGGCGTTACCCCGTGCTGTTCGGCCCCGTCTACTCCAACACGGTGCGCAATCGCTGGGCGGGCACCTACGGCTTAGTTCAGCACGTCCTCGCGCAGCGGGGCTACGTGGTGGTACAGGTGGACGTGCGCGGCAGCACCGGCTACGGCCGCGACTTCCGCGAGGCCTTCCTGGCCGACTTCGCCGGCGAGGACATCGACGATCTGGCGAGCGCGGTGCACTACCTGAAGGCCTTGCCCTACATCGATGGCGAGCGCATGGGGGTCTGGGGCAGCAGCTACGGCGGCACGCTCACCGTCTACTCGCTGCTCACCCGGCCGGGGCTCTTTTGCGCGGGCGTGGCGGCGGCCGCGGCGGTCGACCCGGATTTCTTCGGTACTGACGATGTGGCTATCGTTCGTCGGCCCGACACGCACCCGGAGATCTTCGCGCGCAAGGCCAAGCGCCACGTGGCCAAGCTCGAGGACCACCTGCTGCTCATCCACGGCATGCAGGACCACGTTGTGCCCTTCAAGACCACAGCGGTGCTCGCCGATGAGTTGATCAAGGCGGGCAAGGACTTCGACTTCGCCTTCGCTCCGGGCGCGACCCACGGCTGGAGCCGCGAAGGGCCCTACGCCCGCTACCTCTTCGGCAAGTTGGTCGCCCACTTCGATCGCTACGTGATGAAGGGCGAGGGCGCGTGCTCGAACGGCGTCTAG